One region of Polynucleobacter sp. MWH-Aus1W21 genomic DNA includes:
- the secG gene encoding preprotein translocase subunit SecG, producing MEWFKTLLIVLQVISALAVILLVLLQQGKGADMGAAFGSGSSGSLFGASGSANFLSHATAIFAAVFFISTLGITWIGNKKEVSPGVLSGTVAPAAAPVAPVQDPSKPAVPK from the coding sequence GTGGAATGGTTTAAGACTTTATTAATCGTATTGCAGGTAATTTCAGCCTTGGCTGTGATTCTCTTGGTTCTGTTGCAGCAGGGCAAAGGCGCCGATATGGGTGCAGCCTTTGGTTCTGGCTCTTCTGGCAGCCTCTTTGGCGCTAGTGGCTCAGCCAACTTCCTTTCTCATGCGACAGCTATTTTTGCTGCTGTTTTCTTTATCAGCACCCTGGGTATTACCTGGATTGGTAACAAGAAAGAAGTGAGCCCTGGTGTGCTTTCTGGAACGGTAGCCCCAGCAGCAGCTCCCGTTGCCCCAGTTCAGGACCCTAGCAAGCCAGCAGTTCCTAAGTAA
- the tpiA gene encoding triose-phosphate isomerase, which yields MRPLIVIGNWKMNGSLASNQDWIKTVARGMESGMPSGRKYAVCAPFPYLSQCAELIKAHSMAFLSLGAQDASAHSSGAYTGEVSASMLKELGCTYVIVGHSERRLMHHEVDEIVAAKALQVLDNGMTPVICVGETADERNSGRAEEIVCSQVAKQVSVLQDRLADCLIAYEPVWAIGTGKVASAQVAQDMHRAIRLQLAEFNEDVASHVGILYGGSVKPDNAVELFAMPDIDGGLVGGASLNPQDFLSICQA from the coding sequence ATGCGACCACTCATCGTTATCGGCAATTGGAAAATGAATGGCAGTCTTGCAAGTAATCAAGACTGGATCAAGACCGTTGCTCGTGGCATGGAGAGTGGCATGCCATCAGGTCGTAAGTACGCTGTATGTGCACCATTTCCATATTTGTCGCAGTGCGCAGAATTAATTAAAGCGCATTCAATGGCGTTTTTGAGTTTAGGTGCGCAAGATGCATCTGCTCACAGTTCAGGTGCCTATACCGGTGAGGTTTCAGCTTCAATGCTCAAAGAATTAGGCTGTACCTACGTCATTGTTGGCCACTCAGAACGTCGTCTAATGCATCATGAGGTTGATGAAATTGTTGCCGCTAAAGCGCTTCAAGTGCTGGATAACGGTATGACACCAGTCATTTGCGTTGGCGAGACTGCTGATGAAAGAAATTCCGGCCGGGCCGAAGAAATTGTTTGCTCACAGGTTGCTAAACAAGTCAGCGTTCTGCAGGATCGCTTGGCTGACTGTCTGATTGCCTATGAGCCTGTTTGGGCTATTGGCACCGGAAAAGTTGCTAGTGCCCAGGTAGCTCAAGACATGCATCGAGCTATTCGTTTGCAATTGGCTGAATTTAATGAAGATGTAGCTTCTCATGTCGGAATTTTGTATGGCGGCAGTGTCAAACCTGATAATGCCGTTGAGTTGTTTGCCATGCCGGATATTGATGGTGGATTGGTTGGGGGTGCTTCACTAAATCCTCAGGACTTTCTATCCATCTGCCAGGCATAG
- a CDS encoding NAD(P)H-quinone oxidoreductase, with translation MRVVEIKEFGAPEMLVPASRPDPVAPAAGTGEILIKVLAAGINRPDVLQRKGHYPVPAGASDIPGLEVAGEIVGGDLSHPDNVFGLKLGDKVCALVQGGGYAELCTAPVAQCLPYPKGFSDQEAAALPETFYTVWSNVFMRGELAEGETLLVQGGSSGIGVTAILIAKALGHKVFVTAGTDEKCAACVALGADLAINYKTQDFVEEVKKATDGKGVNVILDMVTGTYVQKEIDCLADDGRIVIIAIMGGSKAEVNTGQILRRRLTITGSTLRPRPVSFKKQITKQLFENVWPLLNAGKLKPVIYKTFTLDQAADAHALMESSEHVGKIVLTV, from the coding sequence ATGCGCGTAGTTGAAATCAAAGAATTTGGCGCACCAGAGATGCTGGTGCCGGCCAGTCGTCCAGATCCAGTGGCTCCTGCTGCTGGTACTGGCGAAATTTTGATCAAAGTTTTGGCCGCTGGGATTAATCGCCCTGACGTTTTACAACGCAAAGGACACTACCCAGTTCCAGCGGGTGCATCTGATATTCCTGGTCTTGAGGTGGCTGGTGAGATTGTTGGCGGTGATTTATCTCATCCTGATAATGTATTTGGACTCAAGCTTGGCGATAAAGTGTGTGCATTAGTTCAAGGTGGTGGCTATGCAGAGCTATGTACCGCACCTGTTGCGCAGTGCTTGCCATACCCTAAAGGATTTAGTGACCAAGAAGCTGCTGCTTTGCCTGAAACTTTCTACACCGTTTGGAGCAATGTCTTCATGCGTGGTGAGTTGGCTGAAGGCGAGACTTTATTAGTTCAGGGTGGTTCCAGTGGTATTGGGGTTACTGCAATCTTGATTGCAAAGGCATTAGGCCATAAAGTTTTTGTGACTGCTGGCACTGATGAAAAATGTGCAGCCTGTGTTGCTTTAGGTGCTGACCTTGCTATTAATTACAAAACTCAAGATTTTGTTGAAGAGGTTAAAAAAGCTACAGATGGCAAAGGTGTCAACGTCATTCTGGATATGGTTACCGGCACTTATGTGCAAAAAGAAATCGACTGCCTAGCTGATGATGGTCGTATTGTCATCATTGCAATTATGGGTGGCTCAAAGGCTGAAGTGAATACTGGCCAAATTTTGCGTCGTCGCTTAACGATCACGGGTTCAACTTTGCGCCCACGCCCAGTTTCATTCAAAAAGCAGATTACAAAGCAGCTCTTTGAGAATGTTTGGCCCTTGCTCAATGCGGGGAAACTCAAACCAGTGATTTACAAGACATTCACGCTAGATCAGGCCGCTGATGCTCATGCTTTGATGGAGTCATCTGAGCATGTTGGCAAGATTGTTTTAACTGTATAG